From a region of the Impatiens glandulifera chromosome 4, dImpGla2.1, whole genome shotgun sequence genome:
- the LOC124934610 gene encoding aspartic proteinase CDR1-like has protein sequence MGIRGDYLMEISIGTPPVMQWAILDIASDIVWTQCLKCVKCFKQTQPKFNPIKSSTYQPIRCGAKTCKQLGNDINCIGPSSNCKYRLEYRDDSYSFGELATETFKLGNTYLPGMVYGCSNYNVGLFEKTNAGIVGLGNGPHSLISRLNPSIGGKFSYCLTDPSKGNARSKINFGNNANVSSSSRGSISTPLVLMETPDFYYITLEAISIQNMRFPFTGVTKILSLKGNKFSAHKGNVIIDTGTTLTYLHDDMYYELEKELISSIQDRPIPSQSNLKLCYKNRKNFQFPTIIFHFSKGANLALQMKNTIIQDRGQSCLAILPTNDTLAILGNILQMDHMIGFDLMRRKVYFRLNYC, from the coding sequence ATGGGAATTAGAGGGGATTATCTCATGGAGATTTCAATTGGCACACCACCTGTCATGCAATGGGCAATTCTTGACATTGCTAGCGACATCGTGTGGACTCAATGCCTGAAATGTGTCAAATGTTTCAAACAGACTCAACCCAAATTTAATCCGATAAAATCATCTACTTATCAACCAATTCGATGTGGTGCAAAGACATGCAAACAATTGGGCAATGATATTAATTGTATTGGTCCATCGAGCAATTGCAAATATCGATTAGAATACCGAGACGACTCATACAGCTTCGGAGAACTGGCCACGGAAACTTTTAAATTGGGAAACACTTACCTCCCAGGAATGGTTTATGGGTGCTCAAATTACAACGTTGGCTTGTTCGAAAAAACCAATGCTGGCATTGTAGGGCTTGGAAATGGGCCACACTCATTAATTAGTCGGCTCAACCCTAGCATCGGTGGTAAATTCTCGTACTGCCTAACCGATCCTTCTAAAGGAAATGCAAGAAGCAAGATAAACTTCGGAAATAACGCAAATGTGTCTAGCTCTAGCAGGGGTTCAATCTCCACCCCGTTGGTCTTAATGGAAACTCCAGACTTTTATTACATAACATTGGAAGCTATCAGCATCCAAAATATGAGATTTCCCTTCACTGGAgtaactaaaatattatcattGAAAGGTAACAAGTTTAGTGCTCACAAGGGTAATGTCATTATAGACACGGGCACAACACTAACCTATTTGCATGATGATATGTACTATGAATTGGAAAAAGAACTAATAAGCAGTATTCAAGATAGGCCAATTCCTTCACAAAGCAATCTAAAACTTTGTTATAAGAACAGGAAGAACTTTCAATTTCCGACGATCATTTTCCATTTTTCGAAAGGTGCTAACTTGGCTTTGCAGATGAAAAATACTATCATTCAAGATAGAGGCCAATCGTGTCTTGCGATACTCCCAACTAATGATACTCTAGCTATACTGGGTAACATATTACAAATGGACCACATGATTGGATTTGATCTTATGAGACGAAAAGTTTATTTTCGGCTAAATTATTGCTAA